Genomic segment of Komagataeibacter sp. FNDCF1:
TAATGTTTCTGGTTGAGCAGGAACTCATTGTTTGAGGGCACCGCACGATCTGCACGCCAAGCCGCCAATGGCACGTCCCGCTCAGTCATACTCAACCGGGAGAGCATGCTGGTGTCCACACCCCATAATGCCTTGAGCAGAGCCCGTTTTCATATGCTTCGCGCTCATGGGTCGTTACCGTGTCTTATCGCTACCTTTTTCGGCCGACCGCCCTTGGCACCATTCCGGCCGCCGCCTTGGCATTACTGGCGGACGATCCCCCTGCACATCCCATTTGTGCTGCCATCCAGCTTCGGGAACCGTAGATATCGTGGATCAGGCCTTCGACCAGAACATCGGCATCAAGGCAGGGCCAGTGAAGGCCGTTACCAAGCGGGGTCATCTCGATCTTGGCCAGATCATTCAGGGAAGCGCCCTGCAAACCCTGCAACAAGTCCACTGGCACACTCATCTCAACGCCATTCGAGAGCGTGACGTGAATGGCGCGGCGTGCACGGATAAACCTTGCAGACACCACATGGGGAACAGTCGCTCTATGGAGCGCACCTGCTTCACGAGCAGCCTGATAGTCCACTTCATTCATCATGTCTCTTCCCCGCCGCTTCCTATGACCGACGCCCCGGCGGTATCGGGAGAAATAGGACCTGAGGATCCAGAACAAGCCGGACCTGTCGAAATTTACTCCGTCTGGGCGTAGGCTTCACGCACGGCTTCCGGCCGATTGGAAATAGCGCGCAGATAACTTTTTGCAGCGGTATCCGGCGTACGTTCCCCGCTTTCCCATCCTTTGATGGTTTCCTCTTCCAGACCATACCAGAGCGCGAACTGTCGGCGACTGAGCTTCAGACGCCGACGAATCAGGGCCACATCCACATCGGCCTTGTGATCGACATGGATCGCCCTGATCCCGGCCTTTGCAAGGTCGGAGATAACCGCCTCGATCGTGTCAGTCATGGGCAGCAGAACGATTGCATGTCCTTCCGCCTGTTCCGAGGATTGCCTGATGAGGTCTTCCACCGTCTTCTTGGCGGCCAGCATCGTCAGGCCACGCCTGGACAGCGCTATCGTGACGGCAATGGAATTGAGATCAGGCCACCCCTCACGCGTCAGGGTCAGGGCGAATCTGGCGCGTGAACCGGAACGGACGCGGGATATGGCCTGGACAGGCCCCAGTCGTGCGAATTCCGCCTTCAATGATGATTTCATCGAGATCCATTCCTTCCAGAACGGCCTGTGCGATCGTTTTCAGATTGGCGAACCCGACCCCATTGGCTGTTGCACCGTGGATGTGAGTCTTGGCCAGCTTCATGAATCCTTGGGATCGATCGACACTGAATTCAGCCATGACCATCAGAACGACACCAAGAGCCTGAATAACCAGGGTTGCGATCGGATCACTGCTCTGGTCATCGTCTATTTCGAATGACAGGTCTTCGACTGTCCACCGTGACCTCATGCTGAATTATAGGCTCAATGAACCTATAATTCAAGCAGATCCCGCCGTCGTCCTTCCGGCAGCAGCGCCAACCCATACAGGATATCGGCCTGGGTCATGGTCGTGATGAAGATGGTCATCATGGACTGACGGGACATCCAGGCCAGCACCACCCCGTCAGGCCCGG
This window contains:
- a CDS encoding DUF2442 domain-containing protein yields the protein MNEVDYQAAREAGALHRATVPHVVSARFIRARRAIHVTLSNGVEMSVPVDLLQGLQGASLNDLAKIEMTPLGNGLHWPCLDADVLVEGLIHDIYGSRSWMAAQMGCAGGSSASNAKAAAGMVPRAVGRKR
- a CDS encoding DNA-binding transcriptional regulator, which encodes MLAAKKTVEDLIRQSSEQAEGHAIVLLPMTDTIEAVISDLAKAGIRAIHVDHKADVDVALIRRRLKLSRRQFALWYGLEEETIKGWESGERTPDTAAKSYLRAISNRPEAVREAYAQTE
- a CDS encoding twitching motility protein PilT, whose protein sequence is MIVLDTNILSELMRSGPDGVVLAWMSRQSMMTIFITTMTQADILYGLALLPEGRRRDLLEL